AGGGGGTGTTGATCCAGGATTTCCAGCAGTCAGATTCAGAAGCCTTGCTTCCTGCACCACCAGCACTGTTTCCATAGCAAGCCTGATGGACTGAGCTCTGTGCTTGCAGGATGCCACGTAGTCTGCAGTACCAGTCTGCCTGTCAGCTGAACCCCAACAGCCAATCCCTTCCACCAAGTCTATAAACCCCTATCCTCAGTTTcagccatttcagcccaacattgcatatacactacagagatcaaatatgtacacttgtgagctgggcagaaacgggttaagcAGCTTGTCTCTTGTGTCACTgcctgagtttttttttcttcttgccttGGATCATGACCTCTTCCTGACTGTGACCACACACTTGCTTCTGGCCCTCCTGATAATCTCTTGGTGCATTTGAATCCTGACCTTGTAAAGAATTACCCCTTCGTGCAATACATAATTATTCTgtgaattcattgccacaagatgtggtgatggccactagcttggatgtttttaaaaggggattggacaaatacaTAGAGGACAGGTCTGTTGATGGCCACAAGTCATGATATCTATGCACTACTTCCAGGTGCAATAGTAgcatatctctgaataccagttgcaatgACAACTGACTAGCAAGAAGTATGCCTTTGACTCTTGCttgtccccttcccagagacAACCAATGGGCCATTATGAGAAACGAGATGCTGGATTGAATGGGGTTTTAACCTtattcagcaaggctcttatgttcttatggctcttATCTCTGATTCTCCTGCCTCTGGTCTGCTTGGACTGACAGCAGGAGCCCCCACCCCTCTGATCCCAGAACCCAGCCACCTGGAGCCAAGCCTTGCTGCAGCCCAAAACTTTGTCTGGGGACAAgaaaaaactgaaaacaaaacagccttgGCATGTTGTTGGTCCTCTAACTTTCCTTTTTTAACCACACCCATTCAAATGCTGCACTCCTCATCTCTGACTGTGGCTCTCTTTTAGACCCTTAAAAAAACAGAGTGTAATTATCTCATAAAGGAAAATGCTTCTGAGCAAGTACAAATTGCCTTGTTTAAAGCAGTAAGCAATTGCAGCCTTGCTGCCATATCTTTACTTAGGAAGGAGCAGGGCTTCAGCCAGGGCACACAACAGGGCTCCCACACAGATCTGAGCCCTTGCTCCTCTCTTTTTTGACCATCTCCATAGCATTCTTATAACACTGTCCAAATGTGGGTGGTTTGTCTTGTTCTTCTCAAGTTTTCAAAATGTATCATGTAGGAGGACTTCCCATATCATGGCAAAACTTTTATCAAGTGCTACAGGAGCCAGCGTTACCTCTGGTTGCGTGCCTTCTACTGCGGTTTGACTTTCTCCTGGTTGTGTCTGCAGCCATTCTGATAAAAGTTGCTGGAGTTTCTGCAGGCCCTCTTGGAATTGCTGCCCAGTACCCTGTTTCACATTCTCAATCTGCCAAGCCAGGAAAAGACAGAAGGAGGGACTGAAGGTGGGATAACCAAAGGGGTTTGCTTCGATTTCCTGATCAATTTATGAACTGCCTTTCCAAATAAATAGTCAAGGCAATGTAGCAGAGATAAAAACTGAttaaaacaagaaaatgaaaaaataaaaaagatgtaAAATGATAAAGCATatgtaaaaaaaccaaaaatgtcAGTAGTATCTGCCCATGAACAGAAAATAAAAGCCAACCTAAAAATGACCTGCCTGCTGCTAGGGATGGTAGCTTAAGTGATCCTCCATATTTGCAGATAGACTACCTCAGAGTGTGTTATTTTTGGGAGACAAAAAAGAAGTGGAAGGTTGCTGCCTTCATGCTCTATTTGTGGACTTTTATGAGTGACTAGCAACATCTTAGAACAATGGGCTACGTCATGGAATGTTAaaattggaagggaccttggaggtctTCTCATCCAACACCCTGCTCATGGCAGTCAGCTACTATAGCCTGGTTGATGGGTGGCCATCTAGCCTCTGTTTGAGATCTAAGGAGGAATGAATTCTTAAGAAAAGCTTTGCTGAATCATCACATGATCTTATGGAGGAAATGTTGCAAGCTATAATAGCTAAATGTGCATGAAGATTCCAATCTCCAAGAAACCCaaaagcaaggcatgaaggcaacagtctTCTCCTGTTGTTTGTGCTCAGCACCTAGTATGTAGTAGTGATAGACTACCTCTAGCATTAGTATATGTATATTGTAttagtatattggcaaccttcagtctcgaaagactggtatcgcgctctggatggtggttctgacacagcgtctagtgtggctgaaaaggccaatccgggagtgacaatcccttccacaccaggagcaagtgcagtctgtccctggtctgtctccctggctatgggccttccttctttgcctctttgcctcagactgttggccaagtgtctcttcaaactgggaaaggccatgctgcacagcctgcctccaagcaggccgctcagaggccagggtttcccacttgttgaggtccattcctaaggccttcagatccctcttgcagatgtccttgtatcgcagctgtggtctacctgtagggcgctttccttgcatgagttatccatagaggagatcctttgggatctggccatcatccattctcacaacatgaccgagccaacgcaggcgtctctgtttcagcagtgcatacatactagggattccagcacgttccaggactgtgttgttaggaactttgtcctgccaggtgatgccgagaatgcgtcggaggcagcgcatgtggaaagcgttcagtttcctctcctgttgtgagcggagagtccatgactcgctgcagtacagaagtgtactcaggacgcaagctctgtagacctggatcttggtatgttctgtcagcttcttgttggaccagactctctttgtgagtctggaaaacgtggtagctgctttactgacgcgtttgtttagctcggtatcgagagaaagagtgttggagatcattgagccaaggtacacaaagtcatggacaacctgcagttcatgcgcagagattgtaatgctgggaggtgagtccacatcctgaaccatgacctgtgttttctttaagctgatcgtcagtccaaaatcttggcaggccttgctaaaagaTTCCACTTAAATATTATACTGATtgctagaggtatttgtttccagtgaataagatagactttttaaaaattattatttacaaatttaaacccCACTTTATCTCTCTGAGGGGCATTCAAAGCAACATGATTACTGCCAAGtctttctgaacacaatgggctttcttctaagtaaataacaccattttcaaacacctctacttaatCGTCAGGAAGGAAAGACAGTTCGAGTGTAAAGCACAAGGAAGAAGGACTAAGTAGTACTTACCAGGTTAATTACCAACTGGAGTTGAGAAAGCATATTCTGAGTTTTTTCCTTTAGGAGTTGAAGCTTATTTACAGACTGCAGGTAGGCCCGATGGCGGACTTTGTGCGAGATGGACCCCAGGCGAATGAAGTAactttgctgcttcttctgctcctCCACAGAAGGATCACCAAAGTCCTTAACTTCCATGGACAACTTCACTGCAAAATAGCAAAAGGAGAATGAGAATATATGGGGAAAGAGTTCTAAAGTTGGTCCCTGTCCCTGGTACTGTAGCTACCAACCACATTTGTGTCAAAGGCAGGCCAGAGAGCTAGACCTGAAAGGTCAATTGCAAAGTCCAAGTAGGTTCATATGGGACAGATCAACACAGTTGCTGGTCAACATTACATCACACCAAACCCCAATCTTACCCAACTCCTCCTCCGTTATGGGCAGGTAATGATCCACCAGCTCCTCGGTCTTTTCCAGCATGGCATCCACTCCACTTGACACCATCTGCCTTACGAACCTGGTCATCTCCACACCCTCCTGGATGGCCCCACATCTCTTCCCTACTACTCTGTTCACTTCACCCGTCGCAACATCCTTTGTTCCATGGGCCACTTGGAGGGCCGTGTTGACCACTGACTTGGTCAAGTCAACACTGTCCTTAACAGTCTCTTTGCCCAAATTGACTACATCAACCACCCTATGAGTCATCAGATCCTTGGTCTCGTTGGCTGCATTGACTGTGGATGATACCACTGATTTGGTCAATGTGATGCTGTCCTGGACGATATCCTTGGTGAGGTCCATGGCCTTGGTCACTTTTTCAGTCAGTACGTCTTTGGCCCCCATGGCTGTGGTGACTGTGGAACAAACAACTGTTTTGGTCAAGGTGACACCATCTTCAATCACCTAATAGAGGGAGAACACAGATCATGAAGCAATAGAGAATCATTCAGGTAGAACAGTTTGTTTAATCCAATATCTTGCAGCCAGGGCTGGCTGAAGAGCTCCAGACACCTggacagcatgtcaaatgctgcccctctttacCTGATATTGCAACAGTTTCTGCTtcccccactctccagtgttctcatTCAGTACTTCCCtaccctccacatttcctctctgtgccccacttcctgttccaatccagggagtggaaggagaaggatgaCCAATGGAGGCTTGTAGGCATACAAAGATGGGCACCCTCTACCAGTCTGTTACCTGAGGCAATCACTTAGTTGGCTGCatgcatgggccagccctgccttgtAGGATCTGTTAGGCACCAGAGAGCTGAAATGACTGCTGGTATTGTCTGCATGGACTGATGGATTAGAAGCTTTCTCAGAAGGAGCTGGAGATACCAGGTACTGAAACCTGGTCATTTTTCATGTAAGATAGGTACTCTGCTATTGAGCTACAGtattttctttcccccccccccttattgctGAGCAACATGAGTACCTGCCACTTGCCTGCTCTTGGAGTGCCCAGGCTTGGCTTGGCTTTAATGTTGGTTAAAATGGGATAGAAACTCCCATTTTATGGAAAGTGCCATTTTAAAGATTAGGTGTATATTTAGCCAAAATGTGTCATGTACTATAGCTCCTGGAATGTTAGAATTCCTTTCTATAACACAAGGAGTGAACATTCTGCCATACCTCTGACCAGAGGGCACTTGTGGACATGACAGACAAGTTAGAAGGATGAGTCAGAGCAGTTTCATACTAGTTTCATGAGGCATTCCAGCCCCTCTGGTATTGCAACATGGGGTCTGACATTCAAACTGGCACCTCACAGGTTTGGACAAATGTGCCCAATGAGCCCAGACTAGCAAGTTCCAACTTTTACAGGCCAACACAATAAAGCGCTTAAACATCCTTCCTGAGAACATCTAGGCTACATTACCTGATGTGTTGGTTGCTGAAGGAAGGGCAAGGTCTCCTCTAATTTGTCCAGCTTCTGACATGCATATTCATTCACTGCAGCAACTAGGCAGACAAATAGACGATACCAAGTCAGTTTTACAAAGAACTTTGCATTGCTTGGctttgtttccccctcccccaccaagttTTCATTGCAACAAATGGCACCTTTGGGAATCATAGCAGCTGTGTGGTGGTGCgtgatttttggcaggaaaacagcATGGAATTAAAGCGTTAAGCATCTGTGCTGTAATTTGGATCTGGACTGGGCCCCTGGGCAGCTGCTATTTTAAGATAAAACAATGCATGCTAAGTAAGTAgaaaaaagtataaaaacagcTGGACAACAATGCATTGAatcagagcctaggagagggggtaaagggggtaatttgtacctgggcccaggtcagaaagggggcccaggagccaaaggagggggcccagaaattttgtAAGATCTTACactccaggcccaggaatgcatacattccttaacagtgccacttgtgggaggaaactgacctgctacagtagccctttggatctgtttaccatgaaggagtgtagaggagctcagtgacacagctgcaggactacagctgttgcagaaacaagttttggtggacactttccattctagtgtgagcctaaatacaatgacactcatctcctgcaatgattttctatatttgaaagattttagagagagtgTGTTTTTAGGGATTTTagcagtgtgtttggttttccattttactgtatctagctgccagcactgggcaggcaggtagacctgagctcttcATTGGGAAGATAATGAAGGCCTGGGCTTCAAAGACCATCCAGCTGTTACTACTTCCCCCTGcctattttgcccccattctggtcactcccccactctgtttcacccctccccctttgcaaaggggcccaaaagaaactttgtacccccgataaaattcttctcagaagccctgcattgaacatcatatctagtttggccATAAATGTTTGAAGCCTGACTCCTGTCAGGTGCAAGAACTTTTCAGTGTGTGACAGTGGCTAATCCCTTTCAATGAGCCAGGTGAAGTCAGCAACTCTGCAACATAAGAACTATAGACATCCATTAAAATAAATCAAGATCTGTTAAATTTAATAGTCAGTGAGATCTTCATTATTCTATGTTGTTTGCTAAAGAGGCTAAGCATTCAAAGCAAGACCTCAGACAACAGCAAGCTCTGCTCTTCAGACAGCATACTTTGGGGAGTGGTAGGGGCAGGCAAAAGGTTGTTTAGGATCTTTAAACCCAAGAATGGTCACTGGGGTTTGAGTCTATCAGGATGCTTCTCCAGTGACTGCACTGGCAACCTATTTCCTTCTGGGCAGAATGCAAGGTGCTGGTTTGAACCTTTAAAGTCATGGGCTGGGATACCTGAGGGACCAACTGCTTCCCTTCTGGCCCTCCTTTTATTCAGTAATCTGAGGGGGCCCTGCAATAAGTGCCTTCCCATTGATGAAACGTATGGGAATGGCAACAAGAAGTAGGATCCTCTGTGGTGGTACTCCGTCCCTTATGATTAAAGAACTGCGTTAGAGACATTATGGcaactttttttatttaggaaagtggCTGCATTGATGAGGGTTAATTGGGTGGTTGTGGGTATTGGTTGACTGACTGCTTTACTGGTTTCTTAGACATTCTTTTGACTTTTATGCtgctacttatttatttatttttatgtggCTGCTTAATTCTGGTTTGATATTTGCTGAGAACACTTATGATCGGTTGTGTATTTTTTATGATTGTGTTGGAttcgatttttaaaaaaatctattttgtGTCTGCTTTTTGCAGGAAGTAATTTGCTCCTCCGCCTGCACCACTGTTGTGTACTAGATTCCAGGTAGTGGATCTTGAGATTCAAGTAAAAATTAAGTAGATCCAACATGTCTAAAATCTGCCTCATATACTGACTTTAGTTACCAATAGTAGTATCTAGGAAACATGAATGTGAAAAATTTGGCATTGTGTACCACATTGCAAACACAATCACATTTGAGTGAGCTGTCCTGAACTTTGGTATTCTGTGAAGAGTTTCCACCACCCCCACATCACCTTCTAACCAGCTGTTGGCCTTTATACTTACTCTGGGGCTCCAGTTGGTTTAGAATTGGCTGTGCACCCCCAACAGCACTTCCCACTGCCACAGCAGCCACCATCTCTGCTATGTTGCAGGCAGTGGTGATGTATGGATGAGTCTCTTTAGCGTAGTTGTACAAGGAAGAACACATTTCATATGCAGAGCTGACCAAGGGGAGATTGGTCATCCTAGTCACAACGTTCTGAAGTGGGGAGAATATAAGAGCATCACAATTAGCTAGGACACATAAACTGAGATCTTCCTGCTCCCTAGGCTCCCACAGACTCCATCCAAAGATCTGCCACTGTAGGCCCTGCAGTGTAGTGCTCCAGCTCTATTTCTGACCTAGTCTGAATGTGCTGGAATTTTGAACCTGATGCCTTTTCGGCTGCTTATGGTTCAGTTCTGGcctgggtagcccaatcctaacctgtgctggaataggcaggccaggtggCCCTCCCCATATCCAGGGCAGgtttggggctgcctgcagctcagagCAACATGACAGTAGCCCCAATGAGAATacacagatctgtgccacctaaagagattgtgcagatctgagcagcccagtgctgtGCCGAGGTACCTGGGAGTAGGGTTAAGATCCGACACAAGAGCTGAATTCTAGCTCTAGAACACCAggccccacctgctgcctgctctcccctgcctggaacccccattctgccttcccttcACCCTCTCCAAGCCCCCGTGCTGGCTTGACTCAACCAGTGTGAACCTACCGGTGCGCTGACTCTGCATAGCCCATGTCAGCCTttggaggctggtgcacagacgTGCTGGCATTCCTCCTCTCCcagtggcgtgaaagtgctttatggcatttttgcaacacctcCTGGCCAGCAAGAGGGACCCAAGGGCCAGCTGGACCCAAGGGCCAACACCCAAGGGCCAGCTGAGATTGTGCCCTTATTGAAACAGTTAACTTGAAAAACTTGTACAGCACCTAGAAAATCAGCTGGTATGTAAATTTTTAAGTAGAATCAGGTGGGGTGGGCTAAGGCAAACTGCATAAATATAAATGATATAGTACAAGTTCATACAAATGGTAGAGAAAAACCAAGTTAGAGCAACCAGTTTGTCAGTAATGACCCTGTTCCTCCAGTTTTTTTCTTTAGCAGACAGACACCAAACAtgacttacagctcaattctatggtGCTCTGACGCCCACTGGtacaatggtgccaaaatggcagctgctatACTATGGGTCtggggcagccactggagtctccttgaggtaagggaacagttgttcctttaccccatgttgagctccacggtcaacaatgggtctcctcggaactGCACTcactatttagcaggtgcagaaccaaggagacctgtgtcagccTTTCAGGCTtggaagggggcataggattcagcagcagtctATGCTGCCgtctctgctcccctcctgcacctgatcctttgttcggtctgccctccccttgcccgaAAAAGCCTCACTGCCAGCTGGCAGGAAACATACCAGTTGGAGCTCCCACAGTACATCTTCCTGGCACTGAAGCCCggtgccaactggcgctggcctctatgccactgctgtgggcTTACCAAGGCAGccacatgccttacagcacttgcaCAACAGTGTTTGCCAGGCCAGTGCGCTGGCCGCCAGTATTGCTCCaacataggattgagcctttaggCCATGTTTGAGTTACTGTTTGGCCCTAACATTTACCACTGGGGCTCACCCTTTAATTGCTGAACTTTCCCCCTTTATACTGGGCTCTATCCT
The DNA window shown above is from Tiliqua scincoides isolate rTilSci1 chromosome 8, rTilSci1.hap2, whole genome shotgun sequence and carries:
- the LOC136659274 gene encoding perilipin-3-like; amino-acid sequence: MATDVKGESQEAPETENVVTRMTNLPLVSSAYEMCSSLYNYAKETHPYITTACNIAEMVAAVAVGSAVGGAQPILNQLEPQIAAVNEYACQKLDKLEETLPFLQQPTHQVIEDGVTLTKTVVCSTVTTAMGAKDVLTEKVTKAMDLTKDIVQDSITLTKSVVSSTVNAANETKDLMTHRVVDVVNLGKETVKDSVDLTKSVVNTALQVAHGTKDVATGEVNRVVGKRCGAIQEGVEMTRFVRQMVSSGVDAMLEKTEELVDHYLPITEEELVKLSMEVKDFGDPSVEEQKKQQSYFIRLGSISHKVRHRAYLQSVNKLQLLKEKTQNMLSQLQLVINLIENVKQGTGQQFQEGLQKLQQLLSEWLQTQPGESQTAVEGTQPEVESRTLAMLRVITQDLGPAYLQLVSTIQGLPSHIYERLNQVTRNASELHGSFSSASSFQDLSASILTQCQEKIVQGREALDTLMEYVTQNTPLNWVVGPFQASPAPATKEVVMTEIEMLKPSNQESTKMDAGEAMTQPGEALKENIVASKPVRVLPKSAKKKVEAKKVKESTKALVVEEPKKAKLREEEAEQVEKPNRSSLNKASEASKEEP